The Arthrobacter sp. OAP107 DNA segment TGGCGTCTATGAAGCCGTCCCGGTGCGGTGCCCCTGTGACTTCCGGCCACCCGTAGTTTCCGCCGGGCTGGATCAGATTGAGTTCGTCATTGACGTCCGGGCCGAACTCGCTGGCCCATAGGCGGCCCTGGCCGTCCCATGCCAAACCCTGGACGTTTCTATGGCCAAGGCTGTAGACGGGGTTGTTCGGGAAGGGATTGCCCGGCGCGGGGGCGCCGTCCCTGGTCAGCCGCAGGATCTTTCCGCCCAGCGCGTTCCGGTCCTGCGGCTGCTCCCGGCGCTGCGAATCGCCTGTTCCGACGTAGAGGAAACCGTCCGGGCCGAAGCGGATCCTGCCGCCGTTGTGGGTGGAGGCCTTGGACATGCCGGAGAAGATCACCTCCGGCGTGCCCAGCCGGAGGTTCCCGCCGCTGGCTGCCCCGGCGCCTTCCAGACGGATGCGGGCGATCCGGTTGTCACCGGCCGCGGTGAAGTAGGCGTACAGGTAGTGGTCCGAGGCGAAGCCGGGCGACAACGCCAGGCCCAACAGTCCGCCCTCACCGCCGGGAACAACGCCGGGAACGGCGCCGATGGTGCTGACTTTCCCGTCTTTCACGGATTTGAGCAGCGCGGAATCGCGTTCGGAAATGACGGCAGTGCCGTCCGGCAGGAAGACCGTCGACCACGGAATTTGCAGGCCCTCAATCCTGCTCCGCAATTCAGGTGCCCGCGGAGACGAGGGAGCCGCACTGGTACCCGAAGCACTGGTACCCGAGGAGCCCGTCCCGTGGCTGCCGGTGCCCGGTGCCAACGTCGCAGTTGCCCCGCCCGCCGTGGAGCCGGTGCTGCCCGGGGGAGTCGGGCCGCCGTCGCCCGTGCAGCCGGAGAGGGCCAACGTTAGCGACAGGGTCAACGTCAGGGGCAGCGTTAAGGCCGAAAACGCCGGGGCATTCTCCGCCGGGGGCATAGCGGCGGCAGATGTTGCGGGTTTCCCGGGGTGGTTGCGTGTCATGCGCTTACTCCGTCCGCCATCCGGCGCCGCCGCGTGGCGTTAGCGCCGGGACCGGCGCGGCGCCCGGAACCCGGCAGCCTCAGCGTGCGCCGGGGAGAGGAACCAGACCTCTGCCCGCGCGTCCTCGTAGCCGGCGCTGTCTTCGTCGTAGTAGGTCATGGCGCTGACATCTCCCTTGACGGTGAACCCCTCCGGGGCGCCGCCGTCTGCTGCCGGCGCGGCAGAACCCTCGCCGTAGGGCTGTTCCGCCGCAGCTTCCGTGCCCTCGCCGCCGCCCTCTTTGTGGGGGATGGGCTGTTCGCCGAAACCCCGTTCCGCGCCGAAGCCCTGTTCCAGGTGGTGGGGCTGGGGTTCGCGGTACTGGGGCTGGGCCTCGTGGCTGGCTCCGGCTTCGGTTGCAGCGGAGGACTGGATCCGCTGCCGGGTTTCAGCCTCGGCGTCCAGGGACTCGGCCGCGGCCGACTCCGCGCCCGGCAGGGTGGGGGCGTGCGGGTCCGTGTACTCGGCATGGTGCGTCGGGGCAGCAGGCTGCGTCGCGGCCTGCCCGGTGGAACGGCCCGCCTCGGCAGTGCCTGCTTCAGCATTGCCAGTGTCTGCGCTGGCCGCATCCGACCACTGGGCGTCCCACTCGGCTTTGTCCCCGTCGTCATCCCAGTCGTCAACGTCTCCACCCGCGGACTGCGCGGAGGAGGGGCGGGCGGTGGCGGCTTCCCAGGACTCGATGT contains these protein-coding regions:
- a CDS encoding PQQ-dependent sugar dehydrogenase; the protein is MTRNHPGKPATSAAAMPPAENAPAFSALTLPLTLTLSLTLALSGCTGDGGPTPPGSTGSTAGGATATLAPGTGSHGTGSSGTSASGTSAAPSSPRAPELRSRIEGLQIPWSTVFLPDGTAVISERDSALLKSVKDGKVSTIGAVPGVVPGGEGGLLGLALSPGFASDHYLYAYFTAAGDNRIARIRLEGAGAASGGNLRLGTPEVIFSGMSKASTHNGGRIRFGPDGFLYVGTGDSQRREQPQDRNALGGKILRLTRDGAPAPGNPFPNNPVYSLGHRNVQGLAWDGQGRLWASEFGPDVNDELNLIQPGGNYGWPEVTGAPHRDGFIDAKVVWPSTADSSPSGLEIVGSTAYLGALRGQRIWAIPLDGENAGNPVGYFTGQFGRIRNVSLAPNGDLWALSNNQNPDSALILRLPR